Proteins found in one Raphanus sativus cultivar WK10039 unplaced genomic scaffold, ASM80110v3 Scaffold5200, whole genome shotgun sequence genomic segment:
- the LOC108831007 gene encoding meiosis-specific protein ASY2-like, with translation MKRDKKEAKDSIAGRVSKRVKKKDASGGSASVGPHSPSSLKIQEVVNLMVQAYGQKELARVCSSDETPETAPEGWFCIHEKYISKCHLRFPLPDLLLDLLDHYQLALSQLCPSVVRVINGFITRAKEEGVAVRLTELMSLYTVKESSSKDGASGTYYLPCRPRLGLFKSSGSDDDWRKKYFYVKIDPTTVLMGRALSVTWSDITDIEDPPKLTDKLSRALFRKLYQSPNTWASFTISRIGSARFPEQYNTRFPDPIPVEDLEVSEGPFVVDLSTGASTSETEKTQAPKMRPSFRSRSKPAAAASASRGSDRTQGGAFLSSLKEVLDDGSSVPVRDVNPVETRAQDVVPRLEIPPVNVNPQAARDPSEVEPPRNKRSRTDLGDRPARSSSSSSRGGTVGWNFTHSKPGSILDDPWGLATIMRHMKMVGCSMPSINGLTNKEEYVEIAHHMGQLAGAINRAQLRFEETVNGAPSAGI, from the exons atgaaaagagacaAGAAAGAAGCCAAAGACTCAATTGCAGGAAGGGTCTCCAAGcgggtgaagaagaaggatgctTCTGGTGGGAGTGCCTCTGTGGGACCTCACTCGCCTTCTTCATTGAAGATCCAAGAGGTCGTTAACCTCATGGTTCAAGCTTACGGTCAAAAGGAGTTGGCCAGGGTTTGTTCCTCCGACGAAACCCCTGAAACTGCCCCGGAGGGTTGGTTTTGCATTCATGAGAAATATATCTCTAAATGCCACCTCCGGTTTCCGCTCCCAGACCTTTTGTTAGATCTTCTTGACCATTACCAGCTGGCCCTCTCTCAGCTCTGTCCCTCTGTTGTCCGGGTGATAAATGGTTTCATCACCAGGGCTAAGGAAGAAGGGGTCGCTGTTAGGCTTACCGAGTTGATGAGTCTTTATACGGTCAAGGAGAGCTCTAGTAAGGATGGTGCcagcggtacctactaccttCCTTGTCGTCCTAGGCTCGGTCTTTTTAAGTCCTCCGGTAGTGATGATGATTGGAGGAAGAAATATTTCTACGTCAAGATCGACCCCACAACAGTTCTTATGGGTCGTGCTCTCTCGGTTACTTGGTCCGATATAACTG ATATTGAGGATCCTCCTAAGCTTACTGATAAGCTGTCTAGAGCTCTTTTTCGGAAGCTATATCAAAGTCCCAATACTTGGGCGTCTTTTACCATTTCTCGCATTGGATCTGCTAGGTTCCCGGAGCAATATAACACCAGGTTCCCTGACCCAATTCCAGTTGAAGATTTAGAAG TTTCTGAAGGTCCTTTCGTGGTAGATCTTTCGACTGGAGCTAGTACTTCCGAAACTGAAAAGACTCAAGCTCCCAAGATGAGGCCTTCTTTCCGTTCCAGGAGCAAACCTGCTGCAGCTGCCAGTGCTTCGCGAGGCAGCGACAGGACCCAAGGAGGAGCCTTCCTTAGCTCGCTGAAGGAGGTCCTTGACGATGGGTCCTCTGTTCCTGTCAGGGATGTTAACCCAGTTGAAACCAGAGCTCAAGATGTTGTTCCTCGTCTCGAGATCCCGCCGGTTAACGTTAACCCTCAAGCTGCTAGAGATCCCTCTGAGGTCGAACCTCCGAGAAACAAGAGGTCTCGGACTGATTTGGGAGATAGGCCCGCCAGgtcttcctcctcgtcttcgCGGGGAGGGACCGTCGGCTGGAACTTTACCCATTCTAAACCAGGATCGATCTTAGATGACCCTTGGGGTTTGGCAACCatcatgaggcatatgaagatgGTCGGATGTTCTATGCCTTCAATCAATGGTCTAACCAACA